CAGGTTAATCGTCCTATGTGTCCCCGGCGGCGCCTGCGTGATCCGGGAGTTTATCCCGTGTGACACTTCCCCTTTCTGTTGTAAACTGATGCACCATCCGTTTTTCACATGCCACTCGCTCACAGTCTCACGGCTGGTTCTGCCTCTGCTTGGACTGCCGGCCGGTACACTCAACTGGCCGGGCAGTCGCACACGCATGCATGGTAAAAACCTCCATTATCGTCACATGCATGGCTATGATCACAACGGTGGTTGAAACTGCAGCGTCACCTTTGTTTCCTCCGGCAATCATTTGATGCCTCCGTTTCATCTTCCAATCATGCATGGTGATGGTGGTAACTAAAATTTGACTGACATGTTTGACGGTGGTTTCATTTCATTTTCAGGGCGCGGCGTCGTTCATGCAGGCGAGCCCGGGgctggcgatggcggcggcggcgggggcggggccGACGACGCGGTGGCCCTTCTTCGTGTTCCTGGCGGGGGCCATGTTCTGCCTGATGAGCAGCTGCGCGTGCCACCTGCTGTCCTGCCACTCGCACCGCCTCAACCTCTTCCTCATCCGCCTCGACTACACCGGCATCGCCGTCATGATCGTCGTCTCCTTCTTCCCGCCCATCTACTACATCTTCCAGTGCGAGCCGCGCTGGCAGCTCGCCTACCTCTCCGCCATCTcgctcgccggcgccgccacCGTCTACGCGCTCATGTCGCCCCGCCTCAGCGACGCCAAGTACCGCGCCCACCGCGCGCTGCTCTTCGTCGGGATGGGCCTGTCGGGCGTGGTGCCGGCCGTGCACGCCGCCGCGGTGAACTGGCACGAGCCGCGCCGGAACGTCACGCTGGCGTACGAGGGCGCCATGGCCGCCTCGTACCTCGTCGGCACCGCGTTCTACCTCACCCGCGTGCCCGAGCGGTGGAGGCCCGGGATGTTCGACCTGTGCGGCCAGAGCCATCAGATATTCCACCTGCTTGTCATCGCCGGCGCGCTCGCGCACTACGGCGCCGCCATCGTCTTCCTCAGGGTCCGTGACGAGATGGGCTGCCCGGCCAACTGATGCGCATGCCATCGATCGTTCACAGTGCTATCAAATTCTTAGTAGTTAATGGAGACGCTCTGCTTGGTCTCTGCATCCATCCGGAGATGGACACAACCCAATTATTACCATCAAAATGGCGTTTTACCGTGAATGCAGATGATACAACAGATTTGAGTCAGGAGGGAATTTAAGAAAGGCGTTTTTCTTAAGAGATTGGTTAATTTGTTTGTAGCAGTTAGTTATTTGTTTACAGTTTACTATGGTGAGTGGATTGATGCATGGATGATACAGCAATTGTTAATTACAGCTCAGAACCTGTACATAGAGATGCTCATGGCTGTTTGTTTCATTGTATACAAGatgtaaaaaaagaaaaaagaagttGTGCAGGGCAAGAGTAAGTCGTTCTTGTCAAGGCGTTTGTTTTGTTGGGACGTCTCGATGACCACATTATTCGGATGATATGAGGTCCAACTTGGTTGCATTGCCAGAATCCATGTTTCATATTTGAAGCAGGTTGAACTTTGGATACCCACCGCCCT
This sequence is a window from Aegilops tauschii subsp. strangulata cultivar AL8/78 chromosome 7, Aet v6.0, whole genome shotgun sequence. Protein-coding genes within it:
- the LOC109787087 gene encoding heptahelical transmembrane protein ADIPOR1, with product MDQESSMGAGHLQEEEAPAAMAKSAKRRGKQQRREGGGARKRRQQQQEYRLVSYEELPEYMKENEFILNHYRSEWPLLHAFLSVFSWHNETINIWTHLLGFFLFLGLTLWHLAQYFPQVAHLIGHLSWPISKVAENVSSNIGDVLSGAASFMQASPGLAMAAAAGAGPTTRWPFFVFLAGAMFCLMSSCACHLLSCHSHRLNLFLIRLDYTGIAVMIVVSFFPPIYYIFQCEPRWQLAYLSAISLAGAATVYALMSPRLSDAKYRAHRALLFVGMGLSGVVPAVHAAAVNWHEPRRNVTLAYEGAMAASYLVGTAFYLTRVPERWRPGMFDLCGQSHQIFHLLVIAGALAHYGAAIVFLRVRDEMGCPAN